The following coding sequences are from one Treponema bryantii window:
- a CDS encoding ABC transporter substrate-binding protein encodes MKKIITILVSMVLVSSMIFAAGKKSKDKKVTVEIWHTYNGKQAAALIDAADRFNATQSKYIVEVKNQDYAGFTDTVYNAVANGIGPSIIFNYGTTAVDYANEGLAIDIRKYIKKDNKKGDKTMQNIIDSLPEAMKTDVLGFEDGGIYYLPGCTTGPVFFYNKTIFEELGLNPPTNWDELVEVSKTIKEKKGIPGFHSDGLVDNIQELIMHNGLGYIDVANKRVTFCGPKLEEIYQWYADNCKKGYFSFNTIGRYSSEDLANGDIASFSGSCVNDQYIQMVEGKGELGMAKWISGDFYTAWNRGPIFLHRNDAVDEGAYEFVKFFLNRENAAKWAIANSALCPYGTSADVPEYVAYLKNLPATSALPYVQANMAVSGSFPNVTGSAAVRKILEEYLNYVVDGKMTAKEAVAAIEKQCNDALNGR; translated from the coding sequence ATGAAAAAAATCATCACAATCTTAGTTTCAATGGTACTTGTTTCCAGCATGATTTTCGCTGCTGGTAAAAAGTCAAAAGACAAGAAAGTTACTGTTGAAATCTGGCACACTTACAATGGTAAGCAGGCTGCTGCCCTTATTGATGCAGCAGACAGATTCAATGCTACACAGTCAAAATATATAGTAGAAGTAAAGAATCAGGATTATGCAGGCTTTACAGACACTGTTTACAATGCTGTAGCAAACGGAATCGGACCTAGCATTATTTTCAACTATGGTACAACTGCTGTAGATTATGCTAACGAAGGTCTTGCTATTGATATCCGCAAATATATCAAGAAAGATAATAAGAAAGGCGACAAGACAATGCAGAACATCATTGATTCTCTTCCAGAAGCAATGAAAACTGATGTACTTGGTTTTGAAGACGGTGGAATCTATTATCTTCCTGGCTGTACAACAGGTCCAGTTTTTTTCTATAACAAAACAATTTTTGAAGAGCTTGGCTTGAATCCTCCAACAAACTGGGATGAACTTGTTGAAGTTTCTAAGACAATCAAAGAAAAGAAAGGTATTCCAGGTTTCCACTCAGATGGTCTTGTAGACAATATCCAGGAATTGATTATGCACAATGGTCTTGGCTATATTGACGTTGCTAACAAGCGCGTAACTTTCTGTGGTCCTAAACTTGAAGAAATCTATCAGTGGTATGCTGATAACTGTAAGAAGGGTTATTTCTCTTTCAACACAATCGGACGTTATTCTTCAGAAGACCTTGCTAACGGTGATATCGCTTCTTTCTCTGGTTCATGTGTAAACGATCAGTACATTCAGATGGTAGAAGGTAAGGGCGAACTTGGAATGGCTAAGTGGATTTCTGGTGATTTCTACACAGCTTGGAACCGTGGTCCTATCTTCCTTCACAGAAATGATGCAGTTGATGAAGGTGCTTACGAATTCGTTAAGTTCTTCCTTAACCGTGAAAACGCTGCTAAGTGGGCAATTGCAAACTCAGCACTTTGTCCTTATGGAACTTCAGCTGATGTTCCTGAATATGTTGCATATTTGAAAAATCTTCCTGCAACTTCAGCTCTTCCATACGTTCAGGCTAACATGGCAGTTTCCGGTTCATTCCCTAATGTAACAGGTTCTGCTGCAGTTCGTAAGATTCTTGAAGAGTACCTCAACTACGTTGTTGATGGAAAGATGACTGCAAAAGAAGCTGTAGCTGCAATCGAAAAGCAGTGTAACGACGCTTTGAACGGCCGATAA
- a CDS encoding ABC transporter ATP-binding protein: MKVRIDNVTKKFGHTTAVSNFSAELEDGHLICLLGPSGCGKSTLLNMLCGIIPVTEGKIFFDDKDVTALPPDQRNIGMVFQNYALYPHMTVSENISFPLEVLKVNKEERKARVDAIAKLVHVDTLLRRYPSELSGGQQQRVAIARAMVKNPALLLMDEPLSNLDARLRLEMREEIRHIQKETGVTTVFVTHDQEEAMSISDSILLMKDGLLIQSGLCQELYKNPNCLFVAEFLGNPPANKLVEDQKITAIRPESFYLDDNGTEAEILAISEMGKDQIVTLSYRGNTVRAILNLEDESITTGSKIKVSLKEKGVFYFDNQGRRL; the protein is encoded by the coding sequence ATGAAAGTTCGAATAGATAACGTAACAAAGAAATTTGGTCACACAACTGCTGTAAGTAATTTTTCCGCAGAACTTGAGGACGGACATCTGATTTGTCTGCTCGGTCCTTCGGGCTGCGGAAAATCTACTTTGCTAAATATGCTCTGTGGAATTATTCCTGTAACAGAAGGTAAAATCTTTTTTGATGATAAAGATGTTACAGCGCTTCCTCCAGACCAGAGAAACATCGGCATGGTTTTCCAGAACTATGCGCTTTATCCTCATATGACTGTAAGCGAAAACATTTCGTTCCCGCTTGAAGTCCTTAAGGTAAATAAAGAAGAACGTAAGGCAAGGGTAGATGCAATTGCGAAACTTGTTCATGTTGATACTCTTTTGCGACGTTATCCTTCGGAACTCAGTGGTGGTCAGCAGCAGCGCGTTGCTATTGCACGTGCAATGGTAAAAAATCCGGCGCTGCTACTGATGGACGAACCGCTTTCAAATCTTGACGCAAGACTCCGCCTTGAAATGCGCGAAGAAATCCGCCACATTCAGAAGGAAACTGGAGTTACAACAGTTTTTGTAACTCACGATCAGGAAGAAGCCATGTCTATTTCAGACAGCATTCTTTTAATGAAAGACGGCCTTTTAATTCAAAGCGGACTGTGTCAGGAACTTTATAAAAATCCAAACTGTTTGTTTGTTGCAGAGTTCTTAGGAAATCCTCCGGCAAATAAACTTGTTGAAGATCAGAAAATTACAGCAATCCGTCCGGAAAGCTTCTACCTTGATGACAATGGTACAGAAGCTGAAATCCTTGCCATCAGTGAAATGGGAAAGGATCAGATTGTAACTCTTTCATACCGTGGCAATACAGTTCGTGCCATTTTGAATCTTGAAGATGAAAGCATTACAACAGGTTCAAAAATAAAAGTAAGCCTTAAAGAAAAAGGAGTCTTTTATTTTGATAATCAGGGAAGGAGACTGTAG
- a CDS encoding carbohydrate ABC transporter permease, whose product MKYSPERHKRFSKIEPWLYLSPFLIFIIIFTLYPVINVFTISFKENYSYLKGTFKAFNFENYKYVLTDDKFISGLKNTALYVLFVVPISTAISLFFANLLNKKVKGSAVFQTAFFLPMVTSVTAVGLIWRLMYNQQYGIINWVLSKFGIEKIGWVTESKWSLLALIIFGVWNILPFTIIILLSGMQNINEMYYTVARVDGAKPMRIFFKITVPLLSPTIFLVCIVNTITCFKVFSELYPLFYGKPGPYYNLYTVVYYIRYAMMEKRKYGYAAAAAVILFLCIFVVTMLELHLKKRMGRKGLK is encoded by the coding sequence GTGAAGTATTCACCAGAACGCCATAAGCGTTTCAGTAAAATTGAGCCCTGGCTTTATCTTTCTCCGTTTCTGATTTTCATAATCATCTTTACTCTTTATCCGGTAATCAACGTTTTTACTATTTCCTTTAAAGAAAACTACAGCTATCTGAAAGGAACTTTTAAAGCCTTTAATTTTGAAAATTATAAATATGTTTTAACTGATGACAAATTTATTTCAGGCTTAAAGAATACAGCTCTTTATGTTTTATTTGTCGTTCCAATCAGTACTGCTATATCACTTTTTTTTGCAAATCTCTTAAATAAAAAAGTAAAGGGAAGTGCAGTTTTTCAAACAGCCTTCTTTCTGCCTATGGTAACTTCTGTAACTGCGGTCGGCCTTATCTGGCGACTGATGTATAACCAGCAGTACGGAATTATCAACTGGGTGCTTTCAAAATTCGGAATTGAAAAAATCGGGTGGGTAACTGAATCAAAGTGGTCGCTGCTTGCCCTTATCATATTTGGAGTCTGGAATATTCTCCCGTTCACAATTATCATTCTGCTTTCGGGAATGCAGAACATCAATGAAATGTATTATACAGTTGCGCGTGTAGACGGTGCAAAGCCTATGCGGATTTTCTTTAAAATTACAGTTCCACTTTTGTCTCCGACAATCTTCCTTGTGTGCATTGTTAATACAATCACCTGCTTTAAGGTTTTCAGTGAGCTGTATCCGCTGTTCTATGGAAAACCGGGACCTTATTACAATCTCTACACAGTTGTTTATTATATCAGATATGCAATGATGGAAAAGAGAAAGTATGGTTATGCCGCCGCTGCAGCCGTAATTCTTTTCCTCTGTATTTTCGTAGTAACAATGCTTGAGCTCCATCTCAAAAAACGAATGGGAAGGAAGGGACTGAAATGA
- a CDS encoding carbohydrate ABC transporter permease — protein sequence MKKKLSLSGLTRRSFAKIPVYFFLILGSIIMVFPFIWMILTSFKTHAEAIMFPPKFFPANFSFVNYREAFSMAPFGKYFINSVIVMVLSVLTTTTTTILASFAFSKLKFPGRSLIFSILLSLMMIPFEMLIITNYTTIVKIKLYNTIPALVMPFIASIFYTYILKNFFDTISDNLYYSARIDGASNWLYLWRIMVPIAKPSLFTIILLNALSSWNSFMWPLYVTSDAKSRTLPYGLQVFTTEAASYSEYLMAASTIVVLPMIILFILTRKYIVNGVSSGGLKG from the coding sequence ATGAAAAAAAAGCTGTCATTGTCGGGCTTGACCCGAAGATCTTTCGCAAAAATCCCTGTTTACTTCTTTTTAATCCTCGGCTCCATCATAATGGTGTTCCCGTTCATCTGGATGATACTCACATCGTTCAAAACACATGCAGAAGCAATCATGTTTCCGCCGAAATTCTTTCCGGCAAATTTTTCTTTTGTAAATTATCGCGAAGCCTTTTCAATGGCTCCGTTTGGAAAATATTTTATAAACTCAGTAATTGTAATGGTGCTTTCAGTTCTCACAACAACAACCACAACAATTCTCGCATCATTTGCTTTTTCAAAACTGAAATTCCCGGGCCGCAGCCTTATCTTTTCAATTCTGCTAAGCCTTATGATGATTCCTTTTGAAATGTTAATCATCACAAATTATACTACAATCGTAAAAATCAAATTGTACAATACAATACCTGCTCTGGTAATGCCTTTTATCGCAAGCATCTTTTATACATACATTCTCAAAAACTTTTTTGATACTATTTCAGACAATCTTTATTATTCTGCAAGAATAGACGGTGCTTCAAACTGGCTTTACCTATGGCGTATCATGGTTCCGATTGCAAAACCATCTCTTTTTACTATTATATTGCTTAACGCATTGTCTTCATGGAACAGCTTTATGTGGCCTCTTTATGTAACCTCGGATGCAAAGAGCCGAACATTGCCATATGGTCTTCAGGTTTTCACTACAGAAGCTGCCAGCTATTCTGAATATCTTATGGCTGCTTCAACTATCGTTGTTCTCCCAATGATTATACTTTTCATTCTTACAAGAAAGTATATTGTAAACGGCGTAAGCAGCGGTGGTCTTAAAGGTTAG
- a CDS encoding ABC transporter substrate-binding protein — MNKKTICTSMGILCFLMASCSKIPEMTLEEIELHSQNLNAELIQKTLSKPWTGQEFKAGNVGGIWYDTILSDPKTFNQVIAERDGTSASIVSMTLEYLSDYDMTTREWKPRAAYYQIITDEEANTLTVRFTIRDDFYWTWYGSDKKIPVTSDDFVFWYNEIDGDPDMGSNGYGSQWILMEDGTEAHIDCKKIDDKTFEFIYPRIVADPMLSTNMKLCPSFIFKPAKEKNGAEGIKALFSIDKDPKEIPSCGMWYITEYIPAQRLVFTRNPNYWDKDSNGNSIPYPEQRIYQIVGDTNTDYLLFKQGQTEVYSPTPEQVEDLVANQKEDYTVFNADGSMGSSMWSFNQNPQNKDKPYYNWFTKKEFRQAMSCLFNRDRVALQTYRGLAEAKYDFFPEVNPYFNPDITLKYKYNPKQAEELLQSIGFVKKDGHYYDDKGNKIEFDLLISSGGTTANDMAQIITDECSKVGITINVRQVDFQKQVEMLTSTYDWQSIFIGLGKNLFPSQGSNVWPSYGNLHLWYPLQETPATDWEARVDYLYNEGSFTIDHDKAKAIWDEYQEILLEQCPVIYLMRSKSFFAIRNKWDLTNVYYDNRNSALIDNVYLKEGR; from the coding sequence ATGAATAAAAAAACTATATGTACATCAATGGGCATATTATGCTTTTTGATGGCATCCTGCTCTAAAATTCCAGAAATGACACTGGAAGAAATAGAATTACATTCCCAGAATCTAAATGCTGAACTAATACAAAAAACACTTAGCAAACCCTGGACTGGACAGGAATTTAAAGCCGGAAATGTCGGTGGCATCTGGTATGACACAATCTTATCTGATCCAAAAACTTTTAATCAGGTAATTGCTGAACGCGACGGTACAAGTGCTTCTATTGTAAGTATGACACTGGAATATCTTAGCGATTACGACATGACAACCCGCGAATGGAAGCCTAGAGCTGCTTATTATCAAATAATAACCGACGAAGAAGCAAATACCCTTACAGTTCGTTTTACAATCCGAGACGATTTTTATTGGACCTGGTATGGCTCAGATAAAAAGATCCCTGTAACTTCAGATGATTTTGTTTTCTGGTATAACGAAATCGATGGAGATCCAGATATGGGGTCTAATGGCTACGGCTCACAATGGATTTTGATGGAAGATGGTACAGAAGCCCATATCGACTGTAAAAAAATCGATGACAAGACTTTTGAATTTATCTATCCTAGAATAGTTGCAGATCCTATGCTCTCAACTAATATGAAACTTTGTCCTTCATTTATATTTAAGCCTGCAAAAGAGAAAAATGGGGCTGAGGGAATAAAGGCTTTGTTCAGTATTGATAAGGATCCAAAAGAAATACCTTCCTGCGGAATGTGGTATATCACAGAATACATTCCAGCCCAGAGACTTGTATTTACCCGAAATCCAAATTACTGGGATAAAGATTCTAATGGGAATTCAATCCCATATCCTGAACAGAGAATTTATCAGATTGTAGGGGATACAAATACAGATTATCTTCTTTTCAAACAAGGACAAACAGAAGTTTACAGTCCGACACCAGAACAGGTAGAAGACCTTGTTGCAAATCAGAAAGAGGACTATACGGTTTTCAATGCAGATGGTTCTATGGGGTCTTCAATGTGGAGCTTTAATCAGAATCCTCAGAACAAAGACAAGCCATATTATAACTGGTTTACCAAAAAGGAATTCCGACAGGCAATGAGCTGTCTTTTCAATCGCGATAGGGTTGCCCTGCAGACTTACCGTGGTCTTGCAGAAGCTAAGTATGATTTTTTCCCGGAAGTAAATCCATACTTTAATCCTGATATCACATTAAAATATAAGTACAATCCAAAGCAGGCAGAAGAACTACTTCAATCAATCGGCTTTGTGAAAAAAGATGGCCACTATTATGACGACAAAGGAAATAAGATTGAGTTTGACCTTTTAATTTCAAGCGGTGGAACTACCGCAAATGATATGGCTCAGATTATTACAGATGAATGCAGTAAGGTTGGAATAACGATTAATGTCCGACAGGTAGATTTTCAGAAGCAGGTTGAAATGCTTACTTCAACTTATGACTGGCAGTCTATTTTTATCGGTCTTGGCAAAAATCTCTTTCCTTCACAGGGATCTAATGTATGGCCGAGTTATGGAAACTTACACTTATGGTATCCCCTGCAGGAAACACCGGCAACAGATTGGGAAGCCCGTGTTGATTACCTTTATAACGAAGGCAGTTTTACAATTGACCATGACAAGGCAAAAGCAATCTGGGATGAGTATCAGGAAATCCTTCTTGAACAATGTCCTGTAATCTATCTTATGCGTTCAAAATCTTTCTTTGCAATCCGTAATAAATGGGATCTGACAAATGTCTATTATGATAATAGAAACAGTGCTCTTATAGACAATGTTTATTTGAAGGAAGGAAGATAA
- a CDS encoding ABC transporter permease: MNKIKLFYLKLKATVTAPQKAFKAKAPLASFITGRIITMIFLLFLLGFALFGLMELAPGDIVDQMMTQQLLTSTESQGGKNAVNSLGGSQDKNFTTEQMDALRAELGLDKPFYVQYFKWLKRVIVNHDLGTSLISKAPVSFLIRSRLWNSVLLNLISLVFITTFSFLLGVFFSSKAGTRLDVGATFFALFFHAFPGILLLILLQLFASITNLFPVTAYPDFPFKDAPMKFTFSYAHHVFLPLLASFLGGLGGTMRMIRATMLDQMGMPYIFALRSRGISEKRVYLNHAFRNTLNPYITGSANLLAGLFSGSLVLEIIFAYPGIGRLMYDAVLQEDINLVLANSMFISALVLVGMVISDILLAIVDPRIRFGNE, translated from the coding sequence ATGAATAAAATAAAACTCTTTTATTTAAAATTAAAAGCGACAGTTACTGCACCGCAAAAAGCTTTTAAGGCAAAAGCACCTCTTGCTTCCTTTATAACCGGAAGAATTATTACAATGATTTTTCTTCTTTTTCTATTAGGCTTTGCGCTCTTTGGTTTAATGGAACTTGCTCCTGGAGATATTGTTGACCAGATGATGACGCAGCAGCTTCTTACGAGCACAGAAAGTCAGGGTGGAAAAAATGCAGTGAACTCACTTGGTGGCTCACAAGATAAAAACTTTACCACCGAACAAATGGACGCTTTGCGTGCCGAGCTTGGACTCGATAAACCTTTTTACGTTCAGTACTTCAAGTGGCTTAAGCGCGTTATTGTAAACCACGACCTTGGAACCAGCCTCATATCTAAGGCTCCGGTCAGCTTTTTAATACGGAGCCGCTTGTGGAACTCGGTATTACTGAATCTTATTTCCCTTGTTTTTATAACCACGTTCTCTTTTTTACTCGGAGTCTTTTTCTCCAGCAAGGCCGGAACACGGCTGGATGTAGGCGCAACCTTCTTTGCGCTTTTCTTCCATGCCTTCCCGGGAATCCTTCTTTTGATTCTGTTGCAGCTTTTTGCTTCAATCACAAATCTTTTCCCGGTGACCGCATATCCTGATTTTCCTTTTAAAGATGCGCCAATGAAATTTACATTCAGTTACGCTCATCATGTTTTCCTACCTCTGCTTGCGTCTTTCCTCGGCGGACTTGGCGGCACAATGCGAATGATCCGCGCAACAATGCTGGACCAGATGGGAATGCCTTATATCTTTGCTCTGCGTTCCCGCGGCATCAGCGAAAAAAGAGTTTACCTTAATCACGCCTTCCGTAATACCCTGAATCCATACATCACAGGAAGTGCAAACCTTCTTGCAGGACTTTTCTCAGGCTCGCTCGTTCTTGAAATCATCTTTGCTTATCCTGGAATCGGCCGCCTTATGTACGACGCAGTTCTTCAGGAAGACATAAATCTTGTTCTTGCAAACAGCATGTTTATTTCGGCACTCGTGCTTGTCGGCATGGTAATCAGTGATATTCTGCTTGCCATTGTAGATCCTAGAATCAGATTCGGAAACGAGTAA
- a CDS encoding dipeptide/oligopeptide/nickel ABC transporter permease/ATP-binding protein — translation MKKLAQYIKTRPLALTSLIFLALVYLVMIFAEFFAPYQPTQTFENNTYHPANLQLTSHGIKVRECRTISKINWKYARVKDEGYTHDFILFAKGYEYKLLGFIPCDRHLFGTKDQAYPAYLLGADHLGRDLFSRIIYGSRISLTIGFVATAIAMVLAIIFGGISGYFGGKTDWFIMRFAEFFMLIPSLYFILFLRSLLNSRMDSGTSYMIITLILSLVGWPGSARTIRGIVHSVKREEFILNTKLEGVPSLVVIFGHIIPQITSLLIVSITLSVPGFIMSETTLSYLGLGISDPAVSWGSLINRDISTLSNLRNFPWLLYPVLMLLLVTLAFNFVGDALRDFYDPYSAVFKRFKKGKGEVSPRSNRESVKNRAAAAGRFRIFHQIAHIRAMPGCTPSPKGSALKNPPSPEDSILSVQDLHVTFHVLRGTEWTPFEAARGVSFDVKKGEILGLVGESGSGKSVSTTAIPGLLPQNAECTGHIYYNGVDLLSLSQKELREYRGKKIALIFQEPGRSYDPLQNVGSIFFETFRILEPEITREAADKKTIELLTQVGIPEPDKRLKSYPHQFSGGQLQRIGIALALAQNCELLIADEPTTALDVTIQAQIISLLLKLQKKRNLSIIFISHNINLVAQISDRIAVMYQGQIIETGSPDEVIKNPQHEYTQKLVSSLIEFGTHYTDKKGGQN, via the coding sequence ATGAAAAAATTAGCACAGTACATTAAGACAAGACCTCTCGCATTGACCTCCCTGATTTTCCTCGCCCTCGTTTATCTTGTAATGATTTTTGCAGAGTTCTTTGCACCTTACCAGCCGACACAGACCTTTGAAAATAACACATACCATCCGGCAAATCTTCAGCTGACAAGTCACGGCATCAAAGTTCGCGAGTGCCGCACCATCAGTAAAATCAACTGGAAGTACGCCCGCGTAAAAGACGAAGGCTACACCCACGACTTCATACTTTTTGCTAAGGGCTACGAATATAAACTTCTCGGCTTTATCCCATGCGACCGCCATCTCTTTGGAACAAAGGACCAGGCTTACCCGGCATATCTTCTTGGCGCCGACCATCTTGGCCGCGACCTTTTCAGCCGCATCATTTACGGAAGCCGCATCTCCCTTACAATCGGTTTTGTCGCCACCGCAATCGCCATGGTGCTTGCAATAATCTTCGGCGGCATCTCCGGTTACTTCGGCGGAAAAACCGACTGGTTCATAATGCGCTTCGCCGAGTTCTTTATGCTCATCCCAAGCCTATACTTTATCCTTTTCCTGCGCTCGCTCTTAAACAGCCGCATGGATTCAGGAACCTCATACATGATAATCACGCTGATTCTTTCGCTGGTCGGCTGGCCGGGTAGTGCAAGAACCATACGCGGAATTGTACACTCCGTAAAACGCGAAGAGTTTATTCTCAACACCAAACTCGAAGGCGTTCCGTCCCTCGTCGTAATTTTCGGGCACATCATTCCGCAGATTACAAGTCTTTTGATTGTAAGCATAACGCTGAGTGTTCCGGGCTTTATCATGAGCGAAACAACACTTTCATATCTTGGCCTTGGTATCAGTGATCCTGCCGTGAGCTGGGGCTCACTTATCAACCGCGATATTTCAACTCTCTCAAATCTCAGAAACTTCCCGTGGCTTTTGTATCCGGTTCTCATGCTGCTGCTTGTGACTCTTGCCTTCAATTTTGTCGGTGATGCGCTCCGAGATTTCTATGACCCGTACAGCGCTGTTTTCAAAAGATTTAAAAAGGGGAAGGGGGAAGTCTCCCCCCGCTCTAATCGAGAATCCGTTAAAAACCGAGCTGCGGCAGCGGGTCGGTTTAGGATTTTCCACCAAATTGCGCACATCCGGGCTATGCCCGGATGTACCCCTTCTCCTAAGGGCTCCGCCCTTAAGAACCCGCCGTCACCGGAAGACAGTATCCTCTCTGTCCAGGACCTTCACGTTACCTTCCACGTACTCCGCGGAACAGAGTGGACACCATTCGAAGCTGCCCGCGGCGTTTCCTTTGATGTAAAAAAAGGCGAAATCCTCGGACTCGTCGGCGAATCAGGAAGCGGTAAGTCTGTTTCAACAACAGCCATACCGGGACTCCTTCCACAGAATGCAGAATGCACCGGCCACATTTATTACAATGGAGTTGACCTTCTTTCACTCTCACAAAAAGAACTCCGTGAATACCGCGGCAAAAAGATAGCCCTTATTTTCCAGGAGCCGGGCCGTTCTTATGATCCTCTTCAGAATGTAGGAAGCATCTTCTTTGAAACATTCAGAATCCTCGAACCAGAGATTACCCGCGAGGCTGCTGACAAAAAAACAATCGAACTTCTCACACAGGTTGGAATCCCTGAACCGGATAAGCGCCTCAAATCATATCCTCATCAGTTTTCTGGCGGCCAGCTTCAACGAATCGGAATTGCACTTGCACTTGCCCAGAATTGTGAACTCTTAATTGCCGACGAGCCTACAACCGCGCTCGACGTAACAATTCAGGCACAGATTATTTCACTCCTTTTGAAGCTGCAGAAAAAACGAAATCTTTCAATCATCTTCATCAGCCACAATATCAATCTTGTTGCCCAGATTTCAGACAGAATTGCCGTAATGTATCAGGGCCAGATTATTGAAACAGGAAGTCCGGACGAGGTTATCAAAAATCCTCAGCACGAATACACACAAAAGCTTGTTTCATCGCTCATTGAATTTGGAACTCATTACACAGACAAGAAAGGAGGGCAGAACTAA
- a CDS encoding ABC transporter ATP-binding protein — protein sequence MANENIIEVNNLSKTFNLEAGFFAKNKQNVYAVNDVSFAIKRGTTYGLAGESGCGKTTTARLLIQLYKQTSGSIKYFDAEEKLPQEVEAYKKNQLRLYREKVKYIFQDPARSLNPRLSIYNVLTTGLKYSSLWQGKVAARELAEKIITEVGLSAEDLERRPAEFSGGQRQRISIARGLIMNPSLLVCDEVVSALDVSIQGQVLNLLQDLRQTRNLSYLFITHDLKVACYFCDTIGVMYRGYMVEEAPAADLYKTAIHPYTKLLFEGAQGVLNNSNQEVKTTLQQENCCPFAYRCPKATERCKKELPEFTKISKGHRVRCFEA from the coding sequence ATGGCAAACGAAAATATCATCGAAGTAAATAACCTTTCAAAAACCTTCAATCTGGAAGCAGGCTTTTTTGCAAAAAACAAGCAGAATGTTTATGCCGTAAATGACGTAAGCTTTGCAATTAAACGCGGAACAACTTACGGACTCGCCGGTGAGTCAGGCTGCGGAAAAACCACAACCGCAAGACTTTTAATCCAGCTTTATAAACAGACAAGCGGCTCAATAAAATATTTTGACGCCGAAGAAAAACTCCCACAGGAAGTTGAAGCCTACAAAAAAAATCAGCTCCGCCTTTACCGCGAAAAAGTAAAATACATTTTCCAGGACCCGGCCCGCTCGCTTAATCCAAGACTCAGTATTTACAACGTACTTACAACAGGTCTTAAATATTCTTCCTTGTGGCAGGGAAAGGTCGCCGCACGTGAGCTTGCAGAAAAAATAATCACAGAGGTAGGCCTTTCAGCAGAAGACCTCGAACGTCGTCCCGCAGAGTTCAGCGGTGGCCAGAGACAGCGCATTTCAATTGCCCGCGGTCTCATCATGAATCCATCACTTCTTGTATGCGACGAAGTAGTTTCTGCTCTGGACGTTTCAATTCAGGGACAGGTTTTAAACTTACTGCAGGATCTCCGCCAGACCAGAAATCTCAGCTATCTTTTTATCACCCATGATCTCAAGGTAGCCTGTTATTTCTGTGACACAATTGGAGTAATGTATCGGGGCTACATGGTAGAAGAAGCCCCGGCCGCTGATCTTTATAAAACTGCAATTCATCCTTACACAAAACTTCTTTTCGAAGGTGCACAGGGAGTTCTCAACAATTCAAATCAGGAAGTAAAGACAACATTGCAGCAGGAAAACTGCTGTCCGTTTGCATACCGCTGTCCAAAAGCAACTGAGCGCTGTAAAAAAGAACTTCCTGAGTTTACGAAGATTTCTAAGGGACACAGAGTAAGGTGCTTTGAAGCTTAA
- a CDS encoding DUF2812 domain-containing protein translates to MKNTKTLFRFYTLFEYEEEQAFLEKQHKNGWKVVSFKLPGLYKFEKCEPEDMTYRIDFTNENGSKNPEYRQMFADNGWEFLWSVNGFSIFRKPLAANNTDNSNEIFSDNSSKLQMLQKIQQRRLLPFITIFLCLVIPNFIKGIHGDFGNARGDYVITAFFTLMFILYTYVFIKSFVKIRKLKERLE, encoded by the coding sequence ATGAAAAACACAAAGACACTTTTTAGATTTTATACACTTTTTGAATATGAAGAAGAACAGGCTTTTCTTGAAAAACAGCACAAGAACGGCTGGAAGGTTGTAAGCTTTAAGCTTCCTGGTTTATACAAGTTTGAAAAATGTGAACCGGAAGATATGACATACAGAATTGATTTTACAAATGAGAACGGCTCAAAGAATCCTGAGTATCGTCAGATGTTTGCTGATAACGGCTGGGAATTCCTGTGGTCGGTAAACGGCTTTTCAATTTTTAGAAAACCACTTGCTGCAAATAATACTGATAATAGCAACGAGATTTTTTCTGATAATTCTTCAAAGTTACAGATGCTTCAGAAGATCCAGCAGCGCAGACTCCTGCCCTTCATTACAATTTTCCTTTGTTTGGTAATTCCGAACTTTATTAAAGGAATTCATGGTGACTTTGGAAACGCTAGGGGGGATTATGTGATTACAGCTTTCTTTACTTTGATGTTTATTCTCTACACTTATGTTTTTATAAAGAGCTTTGTGAAAATCAGAAAACTTAAGGAAAGACTTGAATAA